TCGCTGAGCTCGGGGACCGGGGCGCCGATCTGGGTCTCGGCGCTGCGATCGAACTCCCCCGCCTCCAGCCGCGCTCGCTCGACCTCGCTGAGCTCGGGCACCGGCGGGCCGGCCATGGTGGCGGCGTTGCGATCGTACTCGCCCTCCTCCATCCGGGCCCGCTCCGCCAGGCTCAGCTCGGGCACCGTCGGGCCGGCCATGGTGGCGGCGTTGCGATCGTAGGCGGGGTCGCTCCCGGGCGGGGGGGCCGGCAGCGGCGGGCCTCCCGCGCCCGGCTGGGTCGTCGCGTTCGGGTCGGTCGCCGCGGCGGCCGGCGCGACCGGGGCCGCGGGATCGTCGGGCCGGAAGGCGGTGAAGATCCTCCCGCAGGCGCCGCACTGCACCGGGATCCCTCCCGGCCTCAGTGCCGCGTCCGGCAAGAGGAACTTCTTGCCGCAGGCGATGCAGGCGACCTTCATCGTGAGCCTTCCAACGAGAGCGCCCCGGCGAGAGCCCGGGGGGCCCTCATCTTCCCCCGGGTCCGGGCTGCGGCGCCACCACCAGCTGCCCCGCCACGGCCGCGAGGGTCGCCTCGCCGATCCCGGAGACCTCCTCGAGGGCCTCCACCGTGGCGAAGGGGCCGTGCGCCTCCCGGTGGGCGACGATGGCGCGGGCGCGGGTGGGACCGATCGCCGCGAGGGCCTCGAGGTCGCTCACCGTCGCGCGGTTCAGATCGATCGGCAGCCCGAGGGTCAGCAGGGAGGAGCCCGGGAGCATCTCCACCTCCGCGGCGCAGGCGCCCCCCTCCCCGGAGCTCACCCGCAGCCGCTCGCCCACCCCCAGCCGGATCCGGGCGAGGGTCTCGCCCGGCTCGCAGCCCGCCTCGTGCGCGGCCAGGGCGTAGAGGGCGGCGAGCTCGGAGAGGCAGCCGAGGCGCTCCCCGTCTCCGGGCCAGGCCACGGCGACGGGATCCTCGCAGGCGGGCAGCGCCGGTCCGGCGGCCTCCGGCGCGGGGCGGGTGACGCGGTAGAGCCCGAGGGCCCCGAGGCCGAGCGCCAGCAGCGCGGAGAGGAGCGCCCCGGCCCGGAGCCGGGAGGACGTCATGCGCGCTCCGTGGGCGGCAGGTGGAGCTGGAAGGCGTCGTGCAGGGTGCGGACGGCCAGCTCGATGTACTTCTCGTCGATGACCGCGGAGATCTTGATCTCCGAGGTGCTGATCATCTGGATGTTGATGCCCTCGCTGGCGAGGGCGCCGAACATCGTCGCCGCCACGCCGGCGTGGGTGCGCATGCCCAGCCCCACGATCGAGACCTTGGCCATGTTCTCGTCGGTGTCGACCGCGCCGGCGCCCATCCCGGCCGCGACCTCCTTCACCAGCTCGGTGGCGCGGCGCAGATCGTCCCGCCCGACCGTGAAGGTCACGTCGGTGTGATCCTGCAGCGAGACGTTCTGCACGATCATGTCCACCACGATCCCCTCCCTCGAGAGGGGCTCGAAGATCTTGGTGGCGATCCCGGGCTGGTCGGGCACGTGGCGCAGGGCGATCTTGGCCTGCTTGCGATCGTAGGCGACTCCGGAGACGACCTGGTCTTCCATGCTGGGATCCTCCCCGGTCACCAGGGTGCCGGGATCGTCGTTGAAGGAGCTCTTCACCCAGAGCGGCACCTTGTGCCGCTTGGCGAAGGCCACGCTGCGGATCTGCAGCACCTTCGCGCCGAGGGAGGCGAGCTCCAGCATCTCGTCGTAGGCGATGCGATCGAGCTTGCGGGCGGCGGCGTAGACGTTGGGGTCGGTGGTGTAGACCCCGTCCACGTCGGTGTAGATCTCGCAGGCGTCCGCGCCGAGGGCCGCGGCCATGGCCACCGCGCTGGTGTCCGAGCCGCCCCGGCCGAGGGTGGTGATGTTCCCCTCCTCGTCGATGCCCTGGAAGCCGGCGATGACCGCCACCGCACCCTTCTTCAACACCTCGTCCACCCGCTCCGGGCGGATGTGCTTGATCCGGGCCCGGGAGTGGGCGTCGTCGGTGTAGAGCTTCACCTGGTGCCCGAGGAGCGAGACGGCCTTGCCGCCGCGGGCCTGGATGGCCATGGAGAGGAGGCCGACCGAGACCTGCTCGCCGGTGGAGACGATGACGTCCTGCTCCCGGGCCGGCGGGGTGTCGGTGACCTGCTTCACCAGGCCGAGGAGGCGGTCGGTCTCGCCGGCCATCGCCGAGACCACCACGACCACGTCGTGGCCCGCCCGCTGGGTGGCCAGGACGCGGTCGGCGACCGCGAAGATCCGCTCGATGCTGCCGACGGAGGTGCCGCCGTATTTCTGGACGTGGAGACCCATTTCGAGCGGAGACTAGATCAGTCTCCCCGCAGGCTGAAGTCGAGAACGGAACCGCCTCGGGAAAAGCCGTGCACGTGGACGTGCACGTACACGTTCACGGGTTCTCCCGTTGACCGAGGGGTGGTAGGTCGCGCCCATGACCACCCCCCGCACCCCCCTCGAGATCGACGGCAACTCCCTCACCCTCGAGGCCATCCGCGAGGTGGCCCTGCGCCAGCGCCGGGTGTCCCTCTCCGAGGAGGCCGTGACCCGCATCGACGCCGCCCGGGAGGTGGTCGAGGAGATCCTGCGCACGGGCCAGGTCGCCTACGGCGTCAACACCGGCTTCGGCAACCTGGCCGAGGTCCGCATCGACGACGACGCCCTCGAGCGCCTCCAGCTCAACCTCCTGCGCTCCCACGCGGTGGGCGTCGGCGCCCCTCTCTCGATCGAGGAGAGCCGCGCGCTCCTGCTCCTGCGGGCGAACGTGCTCGCCAAGGGGGTCTCCGGCATCCGCCGCAGCACCGTCGAGGCCCTCCTGGCCTTGCTGGAGGCGGACGTGATCCCCGTGGTCCCCTCGAAGGGCTCGGTCGGCGCCTCCGGCGATCTCGCCCCCCTGGCTCACCTGGCCCTGGTCCTCGTCGGCGAGGGCGAGGCCCACTTCGAGGGCGAGCGCCTCCCCGGCGACGAGGCCCTGGCCCGGGCCGGCCTCGAGCCGGTCACCCTGGCGGCCAAGGAGGGCCTCTGCCTGGTGAACGGCACCCAGGCCATGGCCGCGGTGGGCACCCTCACCCTCCTGCGCGCGGAGGGTCTGGCCGAGGCCGCCGACGAGTCCGGCGCGATGACGGTCGAGGCCCTCCTGGGCAGCCACAAGCCCTTCCGGGAGGAGGTCCAGGCGATCCGCCCCCACCCCGGGCAGGCGGCGGTCGCCGCGCACCTGCGGGAGCTGCTGGCCGGCTCGCAGATCGTCGAGAGCCACCACGACTGCGACCGCGTCCAGGACGCCTACTCCCTGCGCTGCATGCCGCAGGTCCACGGCGCCGCCCGGGATGCCCTGGCCTTCGTCCGCCGCACCCTGGAGATCGAGGTCAACTCGGGCACCGACAATCCGCTGGTCTTCGTCGGCAGCGACGATCCCATCGTCAGCGGCGGCAACTTCCACGGACAGTACCTGGCTCAGGCCCTCGATCTGCTGGCCATCGCGGTCTCGGAGATCGGCGCCATCAGCGAGCGGCGCATCGAGCAGATCGTGAACCCCTCCCTCTCCCACCTGCCGGCCTTCCTGGCCCCGAACCCCGGCCTCGACTCCGGGATGATGATGGCCCAGGTCACCGCCGCCGCCCTGGTGGCCGAGAACAAGGTGCTGGCTCACCCCGCCTCGGTCGACTCGATCCCCTCGAGCGCCGGCCGGGAGGACCACGTCTCGATGGGGATGACCGCGGCCCTGAAGGCCCGGGAGATCGTCGAGAACACCCGGGGGGTGCTGGCCATCGAGCTCCTCTGCGCCGCCCAGGCCCTCGACCTTCGCAGCCCCCTGAAGCCGGGCGGCGGCGTGGCCCGGGTCCACGCCCTGATCCGCGCCGAGGTGCCCACCCTCACCGAGGACCGGGCGCTCGGGAAGGACATCGCCAAGATCGACGCCCTGCTGCGGGAGCGCCTCATCTAGGCTGTCCCCCAGATCCGGCCGGATGCTAGGTTGGGGGCTTCGGGAGGCCCCATGGCAAACGACGGCGAGGCTGCCGGAACCGGCATCGAGAACGCGACCGAGAACCCCGCGCAGGAGAGCGGAGCCGTGGCTCCCACCGGTCAGGAGGCGTCCTCCCCGGGCCCCGAGCCGGCCGAGGAGATCGTCGGCGCCGAGCACACCGACGAGCTCGAGCCGGATCCCGGCGAGGAGATCGTGCCGGCGTCCGAGGCTCCCACCCCGGGGGTGGGAGCCCCCGTCGCCGTGACCCCGGCGGAGGACGCCCCTCCCCAGATCGATCCCGAGCTCGCCGCCCACTGGGAGCGGGAGGTCGCCGGGCTCGAGCGAGAGGCCACCGCCCGGCAGCCCGAGGCGGACGCGGCGAGGCTCTGGTACGAGGCCGGCCTGATCCACGAGGGCCGCCTGAAGAACCCGCGGCAGGCCGCGGTCTGCTTCCAGACCGCCTTCAAGCTCGACCCGAGGTTCAGGCCGAACATCCGCAGCGCGAGGAAGCTTTTCGCCTCGGTCGGCAACTGGACGATGTTGGCGCACCTGCTCCAGGCCGAGGCGGACTGCACGGCCGAGCCCGAGCGCAAGGCGCCGCTGCTCTTCGAGCGGGCCGTGATCCTGCACGACCGCCTCTCCAAGCACGACGAGGCCCGCAGCGTTCTCGAGGCGGCCCAGTCCTTCTCCCCGGACGAGTTCTCCATCCTGCGCTACCTCGAGGATCTGGCGGCCCGCTCCGGTGACTTCGCCCGCCTGGCCGAGATCTACGAGCGCGAGGCGGCCCGGGTCACCGGGCAGGCCCTGAAGCTCGGCCTCCTCTGCGCGGCCGCCGGCCTCTGCGCCGACCGCCTCGACGCGGCCGAGCGGGCCACCCGCCTCTTCCAGCAGGCCCACGACCTCGATCCGCGGCATCCGGTGCCCATCGAGGCCCTCTCCCGCCTGCACTCGGCCAGCGGCTCCGAGGCGCTCCTCGGCGTCCTGCGGGCCGAGGCCGAGGCCACCAGCGACCCGAGCGTGGCGGCCTCCGCCCTCCTCGACGCGGCCCGCTGGGCGGCCGACCGCCTCGGGCGCTCCGAGGAGGCCCTCTCCCTCCTCGAGCAGGCCCGCGCCAAGGCCCCCCAGAGCCCGATGGTGCTCCAGGAGCTGGCGAAGGCCTACATCCTCGCCCACCGCGCGGGGCCGGCCACCGAGGTGCTCTCCCAGCTGGCCGAGATCACCGAGGACCGCCGCGCCCTCGCCGAGGTCCTGCGGACCTGGGGCCGGCTCCTCGAGGAGGAGCTGGGCGACGAGGCCGAGGCCGCGAAGGTCTTCCGCCGGATGGCCGAGGCCAGCCCCGGCAACCCCGACGCCCTCGCGGCGCTGGGCAAGCTCTACTTCCGCGCCCAGCGCTGGGACGACCTGATCTGGTCCTTCGAGCAGGAGCTCGACTCGACCACCGACCCCAAGCAGCGGGGGATGCGGCTCTACAAGATCGCCGAGATCCAGGAGGAGCGGCTGCAGAAGCCCGAGGAGGCCACCGCCACCCTCCGGCGGGTCCTCGAGGTGCTGCCCGGCTACCTGCCTGCCCTCCAGAGCCTCACCCGCCTCTACACGAGCGCCGGCCGCTGGGAGGACCTGATCGCCCTCCACGAGTCGGAGATCGAGGCCACCGATGCCCCCGAGCAGAAGGTGCAGCTCCTCGAGCTCATCGCCCGGATCCGCGAGGAGCGCCTCTCCGACGACGACGCCGCCGCCCAGGCCTACGATCGCATCCTGCAGATCATGCCCGATCACCTGGCGACGGTGCGGCGCCTGCGCGATCTCCACGCCCGGAACGAGCGCTGGGGCGATCTGATCACCATCCTGGAGCGCGAGGCCGAGCTGGTCACCGACCAGCGCCAGGTCATCGCCCTGCTCCACCGCTCCTGCGAGATCCTCGAGGAGAAGGTCGGCGACAAGGACGCGGCCATCGAGGCCTACCGCAAGGTGCTGGCCCTCTCCCCCAACTACCTCCCGGCGCTCAAGAGCCTGGGCAAGCTCTACTACCAGAAGGGCAAGTGGGCGGAGCTGGTCGAGATGTTCCGGATGGAGATCGAGGTCACCGTCGCGGTGGACCACGTGGTCTCCATCCTGCTGCGCATCGCCGACATCCAGCGCAGCCAGCTCCTCGACGAAGAGGCCTCGATCGAGACCTACCGGCAGGTGCTCGAGGAGCGGCCGGACAGCCTGCCCGCCCTGCGCGCCCTGCGCGAGCTCTACGAGCGCCGCGGTGAGTGGGACCGGGTGGTGGACGTGCTGCGCCGCGAGACCGAGGTCATGGTCGATCCGCGGGAGAAGGCCATCCTCCTCTTCCGGGCCGCCGAGATCCGCGAGCTGCGCTCCGCCGCCTCCGATCTGGCCGCCGAGCTCTACCAGGAGGCCCTGAGCTACCACCCCGGCCACCTCCCCTCCCTGCGGGCGCTCGAGCGCCTCTTCGCCCGCGCCGGCGCCTGGCGGGAGCTGGCGGCGGTCTACGAGCGCCTGCTCGCGGCCGCGGCCCCCGGTGAGCGGGTGGGCGTCTACCGCCAGCTGGCCGGCCTCTACCTCGACCGCCTGGATCAGCCGGCAAAGGCCAGCCAGTGCCTCGAGGCGGTCCTGGAGGCCGATCCGGACGATCCCACCGCGCTGCTCTCGCTGGAGCGCCTCTCCCTCAAGCAGGGGGCGTTCACCCGCGTGGCCGATCTGCGCGGTCGCCTCTCGGGGCTCGCCACCACCGGCGAGACCGCGGCGGACCTGCTCCTCGGCGCCGCCCTGGTCGAGGAGCACCTGGCCGAGCCCGCCCCCGACGCGACGCCGCGCTACGCGAAGATGCTCGAGCTCACGCCGGGCAGCGACGTGGCCCAGCGGCGGATCGGGCGCTCCCTGGCCGCCGCAGGACAGCTACAGCCGCTGGTGAAGGTCCTCGAGGCCCAGCTGGCCGGCGCCGACGGCGACGACCTGCGCCTGGACCTCTCCATGCGCCTGGGCGAGGCCCACCTGGAGCTGGGGAACGTCGCGGGGGCCGAGGCGGCCTTCCGGGAGGCGCTCGCCCTCGACGCCACCCACCTGCCGGCCATCGCCGGCCTGAAGCAGGCCGTCCACCAGCAGGGCAAGTGGGAAGAGGTCCAGCAGCTCCTCGAGCGGGAGGGCGAGGCCAGCCGGGACGCCGCCCGGGCGGTCGAGCTGCTCCTCGAGGCGGGCATCCTCCGCCAGGAGCACCTCGGCGACGAGGCCGGCGCCGAGGCGAGCTACCGCAAGGTGATCGAGCGCAACCCGGCGGAGGTGCGCGCGGCGGATCGCCTCTTCACGATCCTCTCGAAGGGTCAGCGCTGGCGGGACCTGGCCGAGCTCCACGTCGAGCGCGCCTCGCGGATCGACGATCCCACCGCCAAGGCAGCGGCGCTCACGGCGGCCGCCGACCTCTACGAGAACCAGCTCCTGGACCGGCAGAACGCCCTCGAGGTCGTGCAGCAGGCCCTGCAGGTCTCGCCCAACGACGGCGCGGCGCTGGAGCGGGCCGCGAACCTCGCCTTCGCCAACGAGGCCTGGGAGACGGCCGCCTCCCTCTACACCCGCCGGGTGGACGCCGGCGGCGACCCGCGCTCCCTGGTCCACGCCCGCCTGCGCCTGGGGCAGCTCTACCAGGAGCGCCTCGGCGACTTCCAGCGGGCCACGGCCTACTACCAGGACGTGCTGGCCGCCCAGCCCGGAAACGTCGACGCCCTCGGCCGCCTGATCGGGCTCCAGAAGACCTCCGGCAACTGGCCGGCGGTGGCCTCGGGCCTCTCGCTCCTCGCCGACGAGGTGAAGGATCCGGCCCGCCGGGTCGAGATCCTCCTGGACCTCGCCGACGTCCACGCCAACCGCCACCAGGACGCCGCCGCCGCGGCGCAGGTCCTGGAGCAGGTGCGCCAGCTCGACCCCTACAACGTGAAGGCGGTCGAGACCCTCGGCAGCTACTACGAGGGCCGGGGGGAGCACGCCCAGGTGGCGAAGGTCTACGAGTCCTTCGTGGCGGGCCTGCCCGAGAGCGAGGCCGGCCGGGCGGCGCCGATCCACGCGCGCCTCGGCGAGCTCTACGGCGGCCCCCTGGGCGAGCCGCAGACCGCGATGAAGCACTACCGCCAGGCGGTCGATCTCGATCCCGAGGCCGTCGCCCCGCGCATCGCCCTGGCCGACCTCTACGGCCGGGATCCGGCCCTGGTGCGCCAGGCCGTCGACGAGCACCGGCAGATCCTCCAGCGGGACCCCCTCCGGATCGACAGCTACCACTCCCTCTTCACGCTCTACGAGGCGCAGAAGGCCTTCGACAAGGCCTTCGTGGTCGCCGGCGTGCTGCACTTCCTGGGGGCCTGCGACAACGACGAGTCCTTCTTCTACACCGAGAACCGCAGCCGGCTGCCGACCGAGCACCGGGGCGAGCTCCCCGAGGAGGCGCACGACCGCATCCTGCGCCACCCGCTGGCCCGGCACCCCCTCCACGACGTGCTCAAGATCGTCGGGCACCAGCTCGGGAAGGTGCACCCCCCGGACCTGGCCGCCTATCAGGTGCAGAAGGGCGACAAGATCGCGCCCAAGGACAACAGCCCGCTGCGCCGGCTCTGCGAGCAGCTCCTGGCCGGCCTCGGGGGCGGCGACTTCGAGCTCTACCGGGCCGATCGCGTCTCGACCGTCCGGGCGGTGCTGCCCAACGATCCCCCGGCGGTGCTCGTGAGCAAGCAGCTGGTGCAGAAGTACCCCGTGCGGGGCCAGCGCTTCCTGCTGGGCACCCTCATGGAGCAGGTGCGCGGCGCCACCAGCCTCACCGAGATCCTCGACGGGCCCTCCTTCGCCGCGACCCTCCAGGCCGCCATCCAGGTGGTGCGCCCGGACTTCCAGGCCCTGGCGGCGGACGATCCCGCGCTCGCCAAGCGCTGCGCGAAGTCCATGAGCCGCAAGGCCAGGAAGTCCCTCGAGGAGATCGCCAGCCGGCTCTCGCCGAGCAACCCTCCGGACATCGAGGTCTTCGTCCGCGGGGTGCGGCTGACCAACC
The DNA window shown above is from Deltaproteobacteria bacterium and carries:
- a CDS encoding zinc-ribbon domain-containing protein → MKVACIACGKKFLLPDAALRPGGIPVQCGACGRIFTAFRPDDPAAPVAPAAAATDPNATTQPGAGGPPLPAPPPGSDPAYDRNAATMAGPTVPELSLAERARMEEGEYDRNAATMAGPPVPELSEVERARLEAGEFDRSAETQIGAPVPELSEAEKVKAAERRPGHADPRLELVATSPALEVGPRFPTPPPVEPPVARSGAPDPGEPPTDPARPAAATPAPAPGPATIGKAPPPPSAPAR
- a CDS encoding helix-hairpin-helix domain-containing protein, translated to MTSSRLRAGALLSALLALGLGALGLYRVTRPAPEAAGPALPACEDPVAVAWPGDGERLGCLSELAALYALAAHEAGCEPGETLARIRLGVGERLRVSSGEGGACAAEVEMLPGSSLLTLGLPIDLNRATVSDLEALAAIGPTRARAIVAHREAHGPFATVEALEEVSGIGEATLAAVAGQLVVAPQPGPGGR
- a CDS encoding aspartate kinase, producing the protein MGLHVQKYGGTSVGSIERIFAVADRVLATQRAGHDVVVVVSAMAGETDRLLGLVKQVTDTPPAREQDVIVSTGEQVSVGLLSMAIQARGGKAVSLLGHQVKLYTDDAHSRARIKHIRPERVDEVLKKGAVAVIAGFQGIDEEGNITTLGRGGSDTSAVAMAAALGADACEIYTDVDGVYTTDPNVYAAARKLDRIAYDEMLELASLGAKVLQIRSVAFAKRHKVPLWVKSSFNDDPGTLVTGEDPSMEDQVVSGVAYDRKQAKIALRHVPDQPGIATKIFEPLSREGIVVDMIVQNVSLQDHTDVTFTVGRDDLRRATELVKEVAAGMGAGAVDTDENMAKVSIVGLGMRTHAGVAATMFGALASEGINIQMISTSEIKISAVIDEKYIELAVRTLHDAFQLHLPPTERA
- the hutH gene encoding histidine ammonia-lyase → MTTPRTPLEIDGNSLTLEAIREVALRQRRVSLSEEAVTRIDAAREVVEEILRTGQVAYGVNTGFGNLAEVRIDDDALERLQLNLLRSHAVGVGAPLSIEESRALLLLRANVLAKGVSGIRRSTVEALLALLEADVIPVVPSKGSVGASGDLAPLAHLALVLVGEGEAHFEGERLPGDEALARAGLEPVTLAAKEGLCLVNGTQAMAAVGTLTLLRAEGLAEAADESGAMTVEALLGSHKPFREEVQAIRPHPGQAAVAAHLRELLAGSQIVESHHDCDRVQDAYSLRCMPQVHGAARDALAFVRRTLEIEVNSGTDNPLVFVGSDDPIVSGGNFHGQYLAQALDLLAIAVSEIGAISERRIEQIVNPSLSHLPAFLAPNPGLDSGMMMAQVTAAALVAENKVLAHPASVDSIPSSAGREDHVSMGMTAALKAREIVENTRGVLAIELLCAAQALDLRSPLKPGGGVARVHALIRAEVPTLTEDRALGKDIAKIDALLRERLI
- a CDS encoding tetratricopeptide repeat protein; translation: MANDGEAAGTGIENATENPAQESGAVAPTGQEASSPGPEPAEEIVGAEHTDELEPDPGEEIVPASEAPTPGVGAPVAVTPAEDAPPQIDPELAAHWEREVAGLEREATARQPEADAARLWYEAGLIHEGRLKNPRQAAVCFQTAFKLDPRFRPNIRSARKLFASVGNWTMLAHLLQAEADCTAEPERKAPLLFERAVILHDRLSKHDEARSVLEAAQSFSPDEFSILRYLEDLAARSGDFARLAEIYEREAARVTGQALKLGLLCAAAGLCADRLDAAERATRLFQQAHDLDPRHPVPIEALSRLHSASGSEALLGVLRAEAEATSDPSVAASALLDAARWAADRLGRSEEALSLLEQARAKAPQSPMVLQELAKAYILAHRAGPATEVLSQLAEITEDRRALAEVLRTWGRLLEEELGDEAEAAKVFRRMAEASPGNPDALAALGKLYFRAQRWDDLIWSFEQELDSTTDPKQRGMRLYKIAEIQEERLQKPEEATATLRRVLEVLPGYLPALQSLTRLYTSAGRWEDLIALHESEIEATDAPEQKVQLLELIARIREERLSDDDAAAQAYDRILQIMPDHLATVRRLRDLHARNERWGDLITILEREAELVTDQRQVIALLHRSCEILEEKVGDKDAAIEAYRKVLALSPNYLPALKSLGKLYYQKGKWAELVEMFRMEIEVTVAVDHVVSILLRIADIQRSQLLDEEASIETYRQVLEERPDSLPALRALRELYERRGEWDRVVDVLRRETEVMVDPREKAILLFRAAEIRELRSAASDLAAELYQEALSYHPGHLPSLRALERLFARAGAWRELAAVYERLLAAAAPGERVGVYRQLAGLYLDRLDQPAKASQCLEAVLEADPDDPTALLSLERLSLKQGAFTRVADLRGRLSGLATTGETAADLLLGAALVEEHLAEPAPDATPRYAKMLELTPGSDVAQRRIGRSLAAAGQLQPLVKVLEAQLAGADGDDLRLDLSMRLGEAHLELGNVAGAEAAFREALALDATHLPAIAGLKQAVHQQGKWEEVQQLLEREGEASRDAARAVELLLEAGILRQEHLGDEAGAEASYRKVIERNPAEVRAADRLFTILSKGQRWRDLAELHVERASRIDDPTAKAAALTAAADLYENQLLDRQNALEVVQQALQVSPNDGAALERAANLAFANEAWETAASLYTRRVDAGGDPRSLVHARLRLGQLYQERLGDFQRATAYYQDVLAAQPGNVDALGRLIGLQKTSGNWPAVASGLSLLADEVKDPARRVEILLDLADVHANRHQDAAAAAQVLEQVRQLDPYNVKAVETLGSYYEGRGEHAQVAKVYESFVAGLPESEAGRAAPIHARLGELYGGPLGEPQTAMKHYRQAVDLDPEAVAPRIALADLYGRDPALVRQAVDEHRQILQRDPLRIDSYHSLFTLYEAQKAFDKAFVVAGVLHFLGACDNDESFFYTENRSRLPTEHRGELPEEAHDRILRHPLARHPLHDVLKIVGHQLGKVHPPDLAAYQVQKGDKIAPKDNSPLRRLCEQLLAGLGGGDFELYRADRVSTVRAVLPNDPPAVLVSKQLVQKYPVRGQRFLLGTLMEQVRGATSLTEILDGPSFAATLQAAIQVVRPDFQALAADDPALAKRCAKSMSRKARKSLEEIASRLSPSNPPDIEVFVRGVRLTNQRAGIALSGDPESCLELICAAEGKPRRENIAESLHDAQDTLEALRFLTSDEHFRLRELLGLVIA